Proteins co-encoded in one Inmirania thermothiophila genomic window:
- a CDS encoding acetylornithine transaminase, which produces MADCLMNTYARQPVAFVRGEGPWLWDAEGRRYLDAIAGIGVCGLGHAHPAVREALCAQAGELVHTSNLYEIPLQRRLAERLAALTGLERAFFANSGAEANEAAIKIARLVGHRRGLQRPAVIVAEGSFHGRTLATLSATGNRRVQAGFEPLVQGFVRVPYSDLDAMEAAGRNSPEVVAVLVEPIQGEGGVRVPPEGYLRGLRALCDRHGWLLMLDEVQTGVGRTGRFCAFQHEGIVPDVVTLAKGLGNGVPIGVCLARGEAAEAFTPGSHGSTFGGNPLACRAALAVLDVLEAEGLPARAAAAGETLRARLAAALEGVPGVVAVRGRGLMLGVELDRPCAALVGEARERGLLINVTAERVVRLLPPLVLDDEALGQLADLLVALVRDFLDSET; this is translated from the coding sequence ATGGCCGACTGCCTCATGAACACCTACGCCCGCCAGCCGGTGGCCTTCGTCCGCGGCGAGGGCCCCTGGCTGTGGGACGCCGAAGGGCGACGCTACCTCGACGCCATCGCCGGGATCGGGGTCTGCGGCCTCGGCCACGCCCACCCCGCGGTGCGCGAGGCGCTGTGCGCCCAGGCGGGCGAGCTCGTGCACACCTCCAACCTCTACGAGATCCCGCTGCAGCGGCGGCTCGCCGAGCGTCTGGCGGCGCTCACCGGCCTCGAGCGCGCCTTCTTCGCCAACTCCGGCGCCGAGGCCAACGAGGCGGCGATCAAGATCGCCCGCCTCGTCGGGCACCGCCGCGGCCTGCAGCGCCCGGCGGTGATCGTGGCCGAGGGCAGCTTCCACGGCCGCACCCTCGCGACCCTCTCCGCCACCGGCAACCGCCGCGTCCAGGCCGGCTTCGAGCCCCTGGTGCAGGGCTTCGTGCGCGTGCCCTACAGCGACCTCGACGCGATGGAGGCGGCGGGGCGCAACAGCCCGGAGGTGGTCGCCGTCCTGGTGGAGCCGATCCAGGGCGAGGGCGGGGTGCGGGTGCCGCCGGAGGGCTATCTGCGCGGGCTGCGCGCGCTCTGCGACCGCCACGGCTGGCTGCTGATGCTGGACGAGGTCCAGACCGGCGTCGGCCGCACCGGCCGCTTCTGCGCCTTCCAGCACGAGGGCATCGTCCCCGACGTCGTCACCCTCGCCAAGGGGCTCGGCAACGGCGTGCCCATCGGCGTCTGCCTCGCCCGCGGCGAGGCCGCCGAGGCCTTCACGCCCGGCAGCCACGGCTCCACCTTCGGCGGCAATCCGCTGGCCTGCCGCGCCGCCCTGGCGGTGCTGGACGTCCTCGAGGCCGAGGGGCTTCCGGCGCGGGCGGCGGCGGCCGGCGAGACGCTGCGCGCGCGCCTCGCCGCGGCCCTCGAGGGCGTGCCGGGCGTCGTCGCCGTGCGCGGCCGCGGGCTCATGCTGGGCGTCGAGCTCGACCGCCCCTGCGCCGCCCTCGTCGGCGAGGCGCGCGAGCGCGGGCTGCTCATCAACGTGACCGCCGAGCGCGTGGTCCGGCTGCTGCCGCCCCTCGTCCTCGACGACGAGGCCCTGGGGCAGCTCGCCGACCTCCTCGTCGCCCTCGTGCGCGACTTTCTCGACTCGGAGACCTGA
- the rquA gene encoding rhodoquinone biosynthesis methyltransferase RquA has translation MSESTAQASATVPDYLARHYRWAYLTPGAVRRFDRPWVVNAILWGQYRRLARAAAACFGPGQRVLQAACVYGDLSLRIARRVGPEGRLDVLDAAAVQVRNARGKLRGIRWARVCRGDLTRLEAEGYDGALAFFLLHELPAQARTEVVARLLRALRPGGRAVFVDYHRPHPLHPLRPVMAAVFATLEPFAADLWQQPVEAFAPSAPACRWSQRTFFGGLYQLVIARRLPCGGAGAALD, from the coding sequence GTGAGCGAATCGACCGCGCAGGCATCCGCCACCGTCCCCGACTACCTCGCGCGCCACTACCGCTGGGCCTACCTCACCCCCGGCGCGGTGCGCAGGTTCGACCGCCCCTGGGTGGTCAACGCCATTCTCTGGGGCCAGTACCGGCGCCTCGCCCGCGCCGCCGCGGCCTGCTTCGGACCCGGCCAGCGGGTGCTCCAGGCGGCCTGCGTCTACGGCGACCTGAGCCTGCGGATCGCGCGCCGGGTCGGCCCCGAGGGACGACTCGACGTGCTCGACGCCGCCGCGGTCCAGGTCCGCAACGCCCGCGGCAAGCTGCGCGGCATCCGCTGGGCCCGGGTCTGCCGGGGCGACCTCACCCGCCTCGAGGCCGAGGGCTACGACGGCGCCCTCGCCTTCTTCCTCCTCCACGAGCTGCCGGCGCAGGCCCGCACCGAGGTGGTGGCGCGGCTGCTGCGGGCGCTTCGTCCCGGAGGGCGGGCGGTCTTCGTCGACTACCACCGACCCCACCCGCTCCACCCGCTGCGGCCGGTGATGGCCGCCGTCTTCGCCACCCTCGAGCCCTTCGCCGCCGACCTCTGGCAGCAGCCGGTCGAGGCCTTCGCCCCGTCCGCGCCGGCCTGCCGGTGGTCGCAGCGCACCTTCTTCGGCGGCCTCTACCAGCTCGTGATCGCCCGCCGCCTCCCTTGCGGGGGCGCCGGGGCGGCGCTAGATTAG
- a CDS encoding superoxide dismutase — protein MEHKLPELPYAMDALAPHISRETLEYHYGKHHATYVANLNKLIAGTEYADMSLEDIVRKAPPGGIFNNAAQVWNHTFYWHSLSPNGGGAPTGAVAEAIDRAFGSFDAFKEQFTQAAVTLFGSGWAWLVRNADGGLEIVQTANAGNPMTEGKTPILTCDVWEHAYYIDYRNARPKYVEAFWNLVNWEFANRNLG, from the coding sequence ATGGAGCACAAGCTTCCGGAGCTGCCCTACGCCATGGACGCGCTCGCGCCCCACATCTCGCGCGAGACCCTCGAGTACCACTACGGCAAGCACCACGCCACCTACGTGGCCAACCTCAACAAGCTCATCGCCGGCACCGAGTACGCCGACATGAGCCTCGAGGACATCGTGCGCAAGGCGCCCCCGGGCGGGATCTTCAACAACGCCGCGCAGGTCTGGAACCACACCTTCTACTGGCACAGCCTCAGCCCCAACGGCGGCGGGGCCCCGACCGGCGCCGTCGCCGAGGCCATCGACCGCGCCTTCGGCTCCTTCGACGCCTTCAAGGAGCAGTTCACGCAGGCGGCGGTGACGCTGTTCGGCTCCGGCTGGGCCTGGCTGGTGCGCAACGCCGACGGCGGCCTCGAGATCGTGCAGACCGCCAACGCCGGCAACCCCATGACCGAGGGCAAGACCCCCATCCTGACCTGCGACGTCTGGGAGCACGCCTACTACATCGACTATCGCAACGCGCGGCCGAAGTACGTCGAGGCCTTCTGGAACCTGGTCAACTGGGAGTTTGCCAATCGCAACCTCGGCTGA
- a CDS encoding N-acetylglutaminylglutamine amidotransferase produces the protein MCGICGELRLDGARPDLAALGRMLGELRRRGPDHEGAYEDGPLALGHRRLAIIDLSERAHQPMVDPELGLALVFNGTIYNYPELRRELTRLGYRFFSHGDTEVILKAYHAWGERCVERLHGMFAFGLWDLHARRLFLARDRLGIKPLYYARTGRWLRFASNAQALIAAGGLDTEIDPVGLHHQLTLHGVVPAPRTILRGLRKLPPATTLTVEADGAGRERVYWRLEATREGAPRSEAEWEEAVHGALLEAVRRRRAIADVPVGVLLSGGLDSSLLVALLAEAGGGEILTFSVGFEDQPEERGSEFEYSDPVAERYGTRHHRFLVPNEQVLERLPEAVDCMAEPMFGQDAVAFYLLAERVSREVKVVQSGQGADEVFGGYFWYPRMAAETEGPAVERFRRHYFDRDHAEYLETVDPRFHGPDHTAELVAARLAEPGAETFIDAVLRLDVTTLVVDDPVKRVDNMTMAWGLEARVPFLDHHVVELAARMPPELKLASGGKHILKRIARGRLPDKVIDRPKGYFPVPALKYVRGPFLAFMREVLDSPRARERGLFRRPYVERLLAEPERHLTRIQGSKLFHLAMLELWLQRNVDGLR, from the coding sequence ATGTGCGGGATCTGCGGTGAGCTGCGCCTGGACGGGGCCCGGCCCGACCTTGCGGCGCTCGGCCGCATGCTCGGCGAGCTGCGCCGGCGCGGCCCCGACCACGAGGGGGCCTACGAGGACGGACCGCTGGCGCTCGGACACCGGCGTCTGGCGATCATCGACCTGTCCGAGCGCGCCCACCAGCCGATGGTGGACCCTGAGCTCGGCCTCGCCCTGGTCTTCAACGGCACCATCTACAACTACCCGGAGTTGCGCCGGGAGCTGACGCGGCTCGGCTACCGCTTCTTCTCCCACGGCGACACCGAGGTCATCCTGAAGGCCTACCACGCCTGGGGCGAGCGCTGCGTCGAGCGGCTCCACGGGATGTTCGCCTTCGGCCTCTGGGACCTGCATGCGCGCCGCCTCTTCCTCGCCCGCGACCGCCTCGGCATCAAGCCCCTCTACTACGCCCGCACCGGGCGGTGGCTGCGCTTCGCCTCCAACGCCCAGGCGCTCATCGCCGCCGGGGGGCTGGACACCGAGATCGACCCGGTGGGCCTGCACCACCAGCTCACCCTGCACGGGGTGGTGCCGGCCCCGCGCACGATCCTGCGCGGGCTGCGCAAGCTCCCCCCGGCCACCACCCTCACCGTGGAGGCCGACGGCGCCGGCCGCGAGCGGGTCTACTGGCGGCTCGAGGCGACGCGGGAGGGCGCACCGCGCAGCGAGGCCGAGTGGGAGGAGGCGGTCCATGGGGCGCTGCTGGAGGCGGTGCGGCGGCGGCGCGCCATCGCCGACGTCCCCGTCGGCGTGCTCCTCTCGGGCGGGCTCGACTCGAGCCTGCTGGTGGCGCTGCTCGCCGAGGCCGGCGGCGGCGAGATCCTCACCTTCTCGGTGGGCTTCGAGGACCAGCCCGAGGAGCGCGGAAGCGAGTTCGAGTACTCGGACCCGGTGGCCGAGCGCTACGGCACGCGCCACCACCGCTTCCTGGTCCCCAACGAGCAGGTGCTCGAGCGCCTGCCCGAGGCCGTCGACTGCATGGCCGAGCCCATGTTCGGGCAGGACGCGGTGGCCTTCTACCTGCTCGCCGAGCGGGTCTCGCGCGAGGTCAAGGTGGTGCAGAGCGGGCAGGGCGCGGACGAGGTCTTCGGCGGCTACTTCTGGTACCCGCGCATGGCGGCGGAGACCGAGGGGCCGGCCGTGGAGCGCTTCCGCCGCCACTACTTCGACCGCGACCACGCCGAGTACCTGGAGACGGTGGATCCGCGCTTCCACGGCCCCGACCACACCGCGGAGCTGGTCGCGGCGCGGCTCGCCGAGCCCGGCGCCGAGACCTTCATCGACGCGGTGCTGCGCCTCGACGTCACCACCCTGGTGGTGGACGACCCGGTCAAGCGCGTCGACAACATGACCATGGCCTGGGGGCTGGAGGCGCGGGTGCCCTTCCTCGACCACCACGTGGTGGAGCTCGCCGCGCGCATGCCCCCCGAGCTCAAGCTCGCCTCGGGCGGCAAACACATCCTCAAGCGCATCGCCCGCGGCCGGCTCCCGGACAAGGTCATCGACCGGCCCAAGGGCTACTTCCCGGTGCCGGCCCTGAAGTACGTGCGCGGGCCCTTCCTCGCCTTCATGCGCGAGGTCCTCGACTCGCCGCGGGCGCGCGAGCGGGGTCTGTTCCGGCGCCCCTACGTGGAGCGGCTCTTGGCCGAGCCCGAGCGTCACCTGACGCGCATCCAGGGCAGCAAGCTCTTTCATTTGGCGATGCTGGAGCTGTGGCTGCAGCGCAACGTCGACGGCCTGCGCTGA